A part of Thermococcus sp. JdF3 genomic DNA contains:
- a CDS encoding DUF2391 family protein → MERQLEELYSSIQELKKENEKRKAPDQLGWDDIAQEIIGAVTFALPFLFTAELWEIAKDISVERSLAILLMTLGVAYLFIAKSRIGNLKREELFHIPKRLLTVTGIAYFISAGLIYLYGINGLADFTPGQYINATILISTFAVIGAITVDMVK, encoded by the coding sequence ATGGAGAGACAACTTGAGGAGCTGTATTCCAGCATCCAGGAATTGAAAAAAGAGAACGAGAAGAGAAAAGCTCCAGATCAGCTCGGATGGGACGACATTGCCCAGGAGATCATCGGTGCCGTAACCTTCGCCCTTCCGTTTCTCTTCACGGCGGAGCTGTGGGAGATAGCCAAGGACATATCCGTTGAGCGCTCGCTGGCTATACTCCTGATGACGCTCGGCGTCGCCTACCTGTTCATCGCCAAATCCCGAATAGGGAACCTGAAGAGGGAGGAGCTGTTTCACATCCCCAAAAGACTCCTAACCGTCACGGGGATAGCGTACTTCATCTCCGCTGGGCTGATATATCTCTACGGGATAAACGGCCTGGCCGACTTCACCCCTGGCCAATACATCAACGCTACCATACTTATAAGCACCTTCGCTGTGATAGGCGCAATAACCGTTGATATGGTGAAGTGA
- a CDS encoding PadR family transcriptional regulator: MKYRDFLTLHILHHASEEPVTGSFLMKELERHGYHISPGTMYPLLHSLEEEGLLKSHWEVRSGRRVRVYEITEIGRRTLDEGKERLRELCLELLGE; this comes from the coding sequence ATGAAGTACCGCGACTTCCTGACCCTGCACATACTCCACCACGCGAGCGAAGAACCAGTTACAGGCTCGTTTCTGATGAAAGAACTTGAGAGACACGGTTACCACATCAGCCCAGGAACCATGTACCCACTCCTTCACTCCCTGGAAGAGGAGGGCCTCCTCAAAAGCCACTGGGAGGTCCGGAGTGGGAGACGGGTTAGGGTCTACGAGATAACGGAAATCGGCCGGAGAACCCTCGACGAGGGCAAGGAGAGGCTGAGGGAACTCTGCCTTGAACTGCTGGGGGAATGA
- a CDS encoding S-layer protein: protein MIRGMKNVLVVVTVIMILGLAIAPISAEVAWINSANTVIVLPTTKIVNGTPLHIGEDAISGSRLGAFLVLQGITIGKYTSVASVPVEYHSVLIPDENQVYLLNEEDMPDVGINVSDQPVGDVVVVQVNFSRVGFNLTRGSVEFLDRSVEVTFNENTTPLDVGEDYKVVSTTVDGKDTMFLYSHEAADSKLTSLGDSITVGGWKLKPLDININASKMLVELTYPSGIIKTKAMARGRYYIMYLTADGEEDFEEYDSYPVSRLNELFEAGADKVFLFSPTDFFIGVSGSKTVIYSYEYYEKVGRYQDGDIYSDQWVWDIDPEHGLYTLYLHVGGEGFPRVFVAPGQSLSIPTGWNLSIVPFFAKNAQGDIVGVSGYRFVRRVSVAKQVSITAPKVQATEDVYSLIINDTQLTALPSDKNVIIVGGWVSNSAWALLERVYGKDVVDSIKREILRNGYVVKNLPNPNNSRYRVIILAGRTHVETGKAVEEFMASQ, encoded by the coding sequence GTGATAAGAGGTATGAAAAATGTCCTAGTGGTTGTTACGGTCATCATGATTTTGGGATTGGCCATTGCGCCCATCAGCGCAGAGGTCGCATGGATTAACTCAGCCAACACAGTGATAGTCCTTCCAACCACTAAGATAGTTAACGGGACGCCTTTGCACATAGGGGAAGATGCGATAAGCGGGTCGAGATTGGGGGCGTTCCTTGTTCTTCAGGGGATAACCATTGGAAAGTACACCTCAGTCGCTTCTGTGCCGGTTGAATACCACAGCGTCCTTATCCCGGACGAAAACCAGGTTTACCTGTTGAACGAAGAGGATATGCCGGACGTGGGAATCAACGTCAGTGATCAGCCTGTGGGTGATGTGGTGGTTGTTCAGGTGAACTTCTCCCGTGTGGGGTTCAACCTGACTCGGGGCTCGGTGGAGTTTCTTGACAGGAGTGTTGAGGTGACGTTTAACGAGAACACGACCCCCCTCGACGTTGGTGAGGATTACAAGGTTGTATCAACCACCGTTGATGGGAAGGACACGATGTTTCTATACTCCCACGAGGCTGCTGATTCAAAACTCACGTCCCTCGGCGACTCGATAACGGTCGGCGGGTGGAAGCTCAAGCCTCTGGACATAAATATCAACGCCTCGAAGATGCTGGTTGAGCTAACGTATCCGAGCGGCATCATCAAGACTAAGGCCATGGCGCGGGGCAGGTATTACATCATGTACCTAACCGCCGATGGTGAGGAGGACTTCGAAGAATACGACAGTTATCCGGTCTCCAGGCTCAACGAACTCTTTGAAGCGGGAGCGGATAAAGTGTTCCTGTTTTCCCCGACTGACTTCTTTATTGGGGTAAGTGGATCCAAGACCGTCATCTATAGCTACGAATACTATGAGAAAGTTGGGCGGTATCAGGATGGGGATATCTACAGTGACCAGTGGGTCTGGGACATAGACCCTGAGCACGGGCTCTACACACTTTACCTGCACGTGGGTGGTGAGGGCTTCCCGCGGGTGTTCGTGGCTCCCGGACAGTCCCTCTCGATCCCGACGGGATGGAACTTGAGCATTGTTCCCTTCTTTGCCAAGAACGCCCAGGGGGATATCGTCGGTGTGAGTGGTTACCGTTTCGTGCGTAGGGTCTCCGTGGCCAAACAGGTCTCCATAACCGCCCCCAAGGTTCAGGCGACCGAGGATGTCTACTCCCTCATAATAAACGACACTCAGCTGACCGCCCTTCCAAGCGATAAAAACGTTATCATCGTGGGGGGCTGGGTCAGCAACAGCGCCTGGGCTCTCCTGGAGAGGGTCTACGGGAAGGATGTTGTGGATTCCATAAAGCGGGAGATACTGCGCAACGGCTACGTTGTGAAGAACCTTCCCAACCCGAACAACAGCAGGTACAGGGTCATAATACTGGCCGGCAGGACCCACGTGGAAACCGGTAAGGCGGTTGAGGAGTTCATGGCCAGCCAGTGA
- a CDS encoding DUF3226 domain-containing protein, with product MRLVTGKRWEAFADEKSILFPEYRKNRDELIDFVDSLTGKETVITASLELIDLIAWKFRRGEENVLLYSDTGKSLTMKEVYELRKYLDFDVRGGFSGGNARTSVLFVEGKTDAKFFKAVFKKLFEFRESREAPYSLRFIERVFERDNFDLLKRERDEYYIAVLPSEGNSGVIRNLGNFLRVMDVFGFTVERLGVAIDIDENRDAALASIAGKLSGFRHEKTPLGYRVGKTEVVPLIIGLPFEDEAVEWKKPTVEDLMLHLIEREGLLERIRPGLEALNGSLGRKLKPKEVMYLALSAYGHWGNLEGFYELFVMRSRFRNLKAVLREAGLMEGLRYLAFAER from the coding sequence ATGAGGCTCGTAACAGGAAAAAGGTGGGAAGCCTTCGCAGACGAAAAATCCATACTCTTCCCAGAGTACAGGAAAAACCGCGATGAACTCATCGACTTCGTTGATTCCCTGACCGGAAAGGAAACCGTCATCACGGCGAGCCTTGAGCTTATTGATTTAATCGCTTGGAAGTTCCGGCGGGGCGAGGAGAACGTCCTCCTATACTCGGACACAGGGAAGAGCCTCACCATGAAGGAGGTCTACGAGCTGAGGAAGTACCTCGACTTCGACGTCCGCGGTGGCTTTTCCGGGGGAAACGCGAGGACCTCGGTGCTCTTCGTCGAGGGGAAGACAGATGCGAAGTTCTTCAAGGCGGTCTTCAAGAAGCTCTTCGAGTTCAGGGAGAGCCGGGAAGCACCGTACTCTCTGCGGTTCATCGAGCGCGTCTTTGAGCGCGACAACTTCGACCTGCTGAAGCGCGAGAGGGACGAGTACTACATCGCGGTGCTGCCAAGCGAGGGCAACTCCGGGGTGATAAGGAATCTCGGCAACTTCCTCCGGGTGATGGACGTTTTTGGCTTCACCGTCGAGAGACTCGGCGTTGCAATCGACATCGATGAGAACAGAGACGCCGCTCTAGCCTCGATAGCGGGGAAGCTATCAGGGTTCAGGCATGAAAAAACGCCCCTTGGCTACCGCGTCGGGAAAACCGAGGTGGTTCCGCTGATAATCGGCCTTCCCTTCGAAGACGAGGCCGTAGAATGGAAGAAACCCACCGTTGAGGATTTGATGCTCCACCTCATAGAGAGGGAGGGCCTGCTGGAGAGGATAAGGCCCGGACTGGAGGCCCTCAACGGGAGCCTCGGCAGGAAGCTCAAGCCAAAGGAGGTCATGTACCTGGCCCTCTCAGCATACGGCCACTGGGGAAACCTCGAAGGGTTCTACGAGCTCTTCGTCATGCGCTCAAGGTTCAGAAACCTCAAAGCAGTCCTGCGCGAGGCAGGGCTCATGGAGGGGCTTAGATACCTCGCCTTTGCCGAGCGCTGA
- a CDS encoding methyl-accepting chemotaxis protein: protein MKFRQKLYTALLGTVLMVILITSLIQFRTIDGMGQKIEENVAPTLAEHAKQIALLESQKYAVTIDERLRPLIVVTNSYANSIGSLYVKDEVEPGYSRTPIFGASIFSRLGDLKNSNDDIINAYYADETGKVIIIPRAELPEGYNATKSSWYQGAVSRGAFWMEPYTDIITNKTVITYVTPVKYKGTVKGVLGIDVDFSYLANEIVNTRVGKTGYLFVISRNGTVIIHPDPEVVGKLNVFEDSRYAALARAMENSEDGVVEIELDGTKMVISFARSKTTDWTIAAIAPEDELIGGLVTALDEAKTDASKELLYGMTVTILVAGGLVLLSARYLKRALQPISQLTNAAEFIAAGRLEDAREVVGSIDYPHRDDEIGKLITAFEAISADVIGTLNGVIDKLEAMAEGRLNYTIDAKARGDLQNIITALQKTSAKMKALIGNIREIGVTLDEQARELADIATHVRNSTNQVSEAIEQVSIEAQRQQEHINEITEGMRLVSDTTSETSNIMDEFERAIDEVVRIAQEGREKGDEAVRDVESIKRSMDFIEEAVNAVSEMSKRIGEITHTISNIAEQTNLLALNAAIEAARAGEAGRGFAVVAQEIRGLAEESKSAAETIRDIIDEMDEKVQKAVEETQKGVKNVASSTETLSESLGYLGYIAEMIGNVGTKVEEIREQTIRTQEEVEKALQALENLAASAEETTASAEEVNSAMQEQRAEIETLSSEARKLREIAKRLRQNVEQFRL from the coding sequence TTGAAATTCCGCCAGAAGCTTTACACCGCACTCCTCGGGACGGTCCTGATGGTCATACTAATAACATCACTAATCCAGTTCAGGACGATAGACGGCATGGGGCAGAAGATAGAGGAAAACGTGGCCCCCACCCTGGCAGAACATGCAAAACAGATAGCCCTTCTGGAGAGCCAGAAATACGCCGTGACGATTGATGAAAGGCTCAGGCCGCTGATCGTCGTCACGAACTCCTATGCAAACTCGATAGGATCGCTTTACGTGAAGGACGAAGTCGAACCGGGCTACTCACGAACCCCAATCTTCGGCGCAAGCATTTTCAGCAGACTCGGGGACTTGAAAAACTCAAATGACGACATAATAAACGCCTACTACGCCGATGAAACCGGAAAAGTAATAATAATCCCCCGAGCCGAACTTCCCGAGGGGTACAACGCCACAAAGTCCTCCTGGTACCAGGGGGCGGTATCTCGGGGAGCGTTCTGGATGGAGCCCTACACGGACATAATAACAAATAAGACCGTGATAACCTACGTCACCCCCGTGAAGTACAAGGGGACCGTGAAGGGCGTTCTTGGAATAGACGTTGACTTCTCATACCTGGCGAATGAAATAGTGAACACCCGGGTGGGTAAAACGGGATACCTCTTTGTCATCAGCCGCAATGGAACCGTCATAATCCACCCCGACCCGGAGGTCGTTGGAAAGCTGAACGTCTTTGAGGACAGCAGATACGCGGCACTGGCTAGGGCAATGGAAAACTCGGAGGATGGGGTTGTTGAAATAGAACTGGATGGGACAAAGATGGTGATCTCATTCGCCAGGAGCAAAACCACAGACTGGACGATAGCCGCTATAGCGCCGGAGGATGAGCTCATCGGCGGGCTTGTAACCGCGCTGGACGAGGCGAAGACGGACGCATCAAAGGAACTCCTGTACGGGATGACGGTAACAATACTGGTGGCAGGGGGGCTTGTACTCCTGAGTGCTAGATATTTAAAGAGGGCGCTGCAGCCAATATCGCAGCTCACGAACGCGGCGGAGTTCATAGCGGCGGGCAGGCTTGAGGATGCGAGGGAAGTGGTTGGTTCGATAGACTACCCCCACAGGGACGATGAGATAGGAAAACTGATAACCGCTTTCGAGGCCATATCCGCCGACGTCATAGGCACCCTCAACGGGGTTATCGACAAGCTCGAAGCCATGGCTGAGGGCCGGCTGAACTACACCATAGACGCCAAGGCCCGGGGAGACCTCCAGAACATAATAACTGCACTCCAAAAGACCTCAGCCAAGATGAAAGCCCTTATTGGAAACATCAGGGAGATTGGAGTAACCCTGGACGAGCAGGCCAGGGAACTGGCGGATATCGCGACCCACGTCAGAAACTCGACCAACCAAGTTAGTGAAGCAATAGAACAGGTCAGCATTGAGGCCCAGCGCCAGCAGGAGCACATAAACGAGATAACCGAAGGAATGCGCCTCGTCTCGGACACCACCTCAGAAACCTCCAACATCATGGACGAGTTCGAGAGGGCTATCGATGAAGTCGTCAGAATAGCACAGGAAGGAAGAGAGAAGGGAGACGAAGCGGTTAGGGACGTTGAGAGCATTAAACGCTCCATGGACTTCATAGAGGAGGCAGTTAACGCGGTCAGTGAGATGAGCAAACGCATAGGCGAGATAACCCATACCATAAGCAACATTGCGGAGCAAACAAACCTCCTTGCCCTGAATGCGGCGATCGAAGCGGCAAGGGCGGGGGAAGCAGGTAGAGGTTTCGCGGTCGTTGCCCAGGAGATAAGGGGACTGGCGGAGGAAAGCAAGAGCGCCGCGGAAACGATAAGGGACATCATAGATGAGATGGACGAGAAAGTTCAGAAAGCCGTGGAAGAGACCCAGAAGGGAGTAAAGAACGTGGCCAGTTCAACGGAGACCCTGAGTGAGAGCCTGGGCTATCTCGGCTACATCGCCGAAATGATAGGGAACGTTGGCACCAAAGTTGAGGAGATAAGGGAGCAGACCATCAGGACGCAGGAGGAGGTTGAGAAAGCACTCCAAGCCCTGGAAAACCTTGCCGCAAGTGCAGAGGAGACCACCGCCAGCGCGGAGGAGGTTAACTCCGCCATGCAGGAGCAGAGAGCAGAGATTGAGACGCTCAGCTCCGAAGCCCGGAAACTCAGGGAAATCGCCAAGCGTCTTCGCCAGAACGTTGAACAGTTCAGGCTCTGA
- a CDS encoding MFS transporter — protein sequence MSLQNYRGFGRDAWLLVAYSFASAFGGNIAWFIFPFYLKSLGFDYTNIGVVFSLSTLAQAAVLLFSGPFGARVGYKKTVLLGVSMMFLGRLAQVLHPTLWMLTLGGVLIGIGMALESPSFMALLSGEVEDGKRHYLFSLSSGIGTIASALGILVAGFLSRWLSYGGVFSLVLVVIPIRFAIVLFVRPVLERHSRGLNLDRSLLIRIGRFALPGALIGLGAGIAIPYMGLWFNQRFGTSLESIGWLFAFQQFIMGIGMFLLPMIADRFGSVKTIVSFNGTASLLIGALPFSPVFPVAAVVYILRTILMNIVNPIWNSFMMGFFEEEERSTAMALNSLAWTATFGVGQYVGGVLFDMSLVWPFLITAFLYSLSMVVFWGFFGKKGG from the coding sequence ATGTCACTGCAGAACTATCGCGGGTTCGGAAGGGACGCATGGCTGCTCGTTGCCTACTCCTTCGCCTCCGCCTTCGGGGGCAACATAGCCTGGTTTATCTTCCCGTTCTACCTCAAATCGCTCGGCTTTGACTACACCAACATAGGCGTGGTCTTCTCGCTCTCAACGCTGGCCCAGGCAGCGGTTCTGTTGTTCTCAGGCCCATTCGGCGCGAGAGTGGGCTACAAGAAAACCGTCCTCCTTGGAGTGAGCATGATGTTCCTCGGGAGGCTCGCCCAGGTTCTCCACCCGACCCTCTGGATGCTCACCCTGGGCGGCGTCCTGATAGGGATAGGCATGGCGTTGGAGTCGCCTTCATTCATGGCACTGCTCAGCGGGGAGGTGGAGGACGGAAAGAGGCACTACCTGTTCAGTCTCTCCTCAGGAATCGGCACGATAGCCTCCGCCCTCGGAATACTCGTCGCGGGCTTTCTCTCGCGCTGGCTGAGCTATGGAGGAGTGTTCTCCCTGGTTCTCGTGGTCATACCTATTCGGTTCGCGATAGTTCTCTTCGTCAGGCCCGTGCTTGAGAGACACTCTCGCGGGCTGAACCTCGACAGGAGCCTTCTCATTAGAATAGGCCGCTTCGCACTTCCGGGGGCACTGATAGGTCTGGGTGCAGGAATAGCGATTCCCTACATGGGGCTCTGGTTCAACCAGCGCTTTGGAACGAGCCTGGAGAGTATCGGCTGGCTCTTCGCCTTCCAGCAGTTCATAATGGGGATCGGGATGTTCCTGCTGCCCATGATAGCCGACAGGTTTGGCAGTGTTAAGACCATCGTCTCCTTCAACGGGACGGCGAGCCTCCTCATAGGCGCCCTTCCGTTCTCGCCGGTGTTCCCAGTGGCGGCGGTCGTATACATCCTCAGGACGATACTGATGAACATAGTCAACCCGATATGGAACTCCTTCATGATGGGGTTCTTCGAGGAAGAGGAGCGCTCCACCGCGATGGCGCTTAACAGCCTGGCATGGACCGCGACCTTTGGGGTGGGCCAGTACGTGGGCGGCGTTCTCTTCGACATGTCCCTGGTCTGGCCGTTCCTGATAACCGCCTTCCTGTACAGCCTCTCGATGGTGGTATTCTGGGGCTTCTTTGGAAAGAAGGGGGGGTGA
- a CDS encoding HAD family hydrolase, with protein sequence MKLVSFDVWNTLLDIEVMLDAMAVELSRLMGACIIDVVEGMMLTRERIKRMRAGTQGDPEKALEESQEMLAELLGTDVELVRRAAARATLNVGDEIVLPGAKEALEGVRRKGLRVTVTGNVMFWPGSYTRLLLERFGLMDYIEGTFFADEVLAYKPMPEMFRKPLDAFGVEPDEAIHIGDTYAEDFEGALRAGMWAVWINPEAEEVRKIHERGFEVPGVEGILEVLEELGT encoded by the coding sequence ATGAAACTCGTCTCATTCGACGTCTGGAACACACTCCTCGACATAGAGGTTATGCTCGACGCCATGGCCGTTGAGCTCTCCAGGCTGATGGGAGCGTGCATAATAGACGTCGTCGAGGGCATGATGCTCACGCGCGAGAGGATAAAGCGCATGCGCGCCGGGACTCAGGGGGACCCCGAGAAGGCGCTGGAGGAGAGCCAGGAGATGCTGGCCGAGCTTCTCGGCACAGACGTCGAACTGGTCAGGAGGGCCGCCGCGAGGGCAACACTCAACGTTGGGGACGAGATAGTTCTCCCCGGGGCGAAGGAGGCGCTGGAGGGCGTCAGGAGAAAGGGCCTGAGGGTTACCGTGACGGGCAACGTGATGTTCTGGCCCGGCTCCTACACGAGACTCCTCCTCGAGAGGTTCGGCCTGATGGACTACATTGAGGGAACCTTCTTCGCCGACGAGGTTCTGGCGTATAAGCCGATGCCCGAGATGTTCAGAAAACCGCTCGATGCCTTCGGGGTCGAGCCGGACGAGGCAATCCACATCGGCGACACCTACGCGGAGGATTTCGAGGGTGCGCTGAGAGCCGGCATGTGGGCGGTCTGGATAAACCCGGAGGCAGAGGAAGTTAGAAAGATCCACGAGAGGGGCTTCGAGGTTCCGGGAGTTGAGGGGATCCTGGAGGTGCTGGAGGAGTTGGGAACATAA
- a CDS encoding MFS transporter, translating into MEEREKKISGISWNVFLLGIVSFLNDMSSEMIMPVMPSYLMEVLDAGKLLSGSVMGAIESMSSLFKVAFGYVSDRFRKRKVFVFAGYALSTLAKGALAFTRYWWDFLLLRAVDRIGKGVRTAPRDALIAESSEKGKTGKSFGFHRMMDTLGAVAGPLVAIALIELLNGLPAETAYRYIFLLSAVPGAISLFVIILFVKDRGGEVKRKIKGISTLKNRNLQLFLAVVAIGALGRYSYAFTMWKAQELGYSVVQSIAFYALFNLIYALSAYPLGVYSDTFGKKRMITLGFGVAALAALAFAHARDFYTLIAAFVLYGIYIAIEDTIPRAYMADLAREYEKGTVIGAYHTVFGVFVFPASVIAGWLWSSHSLAYAFTFAAAMNVVAMVLMAFVREQ; encoded by the coding sequence ATGGAGGAAAGGGAGAAGAAGATATCCGGAATAAGCTGGAACGTCTTCCTGCTCGGAATCGTCAGCTTCCTCAACGATATGAGCAGCGAGATGATAATGCCCGTTATGCCGAGCTACCTGATGGAGGTTCTCGACGCCGGAAAGTTGCTCAGCGGTTCCGTTATGGGCGCGATAGAAAGCATGAGTTCGCTGTTCAAGGTTGCCTTTGGCTACGTGAGCGACCGCTTTAGAAAGAGGAAGGTCTTCGTCTTCGCGGGCTACGCCCTCTCAACCCTCGCCAAAGGTGCCCTGGCATTCACCCGCTACTGGTGGGACTTCCTCCTTCTGCGCGCGGTGGACAGGATAGGCAAGGGGGTAAGGACGGCCCCCAGGGACGCGCTGATAGCCGAGTCGAGCGAGAAGGGGAAGACCGGAAAGTCCTTCGGCTTCCACAGGATGATGGACACCCTCGGGGCCGTCGCCGGGCCGCTCGTTGCCATAGCACTCATCGAGCTCCTGAATGGTCTTCCCGCGGAAACGGCCTACCGCTACATCTTCCTGCTCTCGGCCGTTCCCGGGGCGATATCTCTGTTCGTTATAATCCTCTTCGTGAAGGACCGGGGCGGTGAGGTCAAGAGGAAGATAAAGGGCATATCCACTCTGAAGAACAGGAACCTGCAGCTCTTCCTCGCGGTGGTGGCGATAGGTGCCCTCGGAAGGTACAGCTACGCCTTCACGATGTGGAAGGCCCAGGAGCTGGGGTATTCGGTCGTCCAGAGCATAGCTTTCTACGCCCTCTTCAACCTAATCTACGCCCTCTCGGCCTATCCCCTCGGGGTTTACTCCGACACCTTCGGCAAGAAGAGGATGATAACCCTCGGCTTCGGAGTTGCAGCTCTGGCGGCTCTGGCCTTTGCCCACGCGAGGGACTTCTACACACTGATCGCCGCCTTCGTCCTCTACGGGATTTACATCGCCATCGAGGACACGATTCCGAGGGCCTACATGGCGGACCTGGCGAGGGAATACGAGAAGGGCACGGTAATAGGGGCCTACCACACCGTCTTCGGCGTCTTCGTCTTTCCCGCCTCGGTGATAGCGGGCTGGCTCTGGAGTTCCCACTCCCTGGCCTACGCGTTCACCTTCGCCGCGGCCATGAACGTCGTTGCCATGGTTCTAATGGCCTTCGTGAGGGAGCAGTAA
- a CDS encoding DHH family phosphoesterase, which yields MVVKDCPECHGTGKVKVGEKECPVCEGWGYVPADFKVGEKLKGYRNLDYIGVEDEVDEIPCPECHGKGVVPVYDTCPTCGGTGRVLACDICGKVKGPWEPGMETTWVCPDCMRKYKVVYVLDKTCDVEDIEIGGVYKGTIDRVERFGVFVKLNPHVRGLIRRKDLLGGRDYKPGDGILVQVLDVKPDRGEVDLIESALKHYKEVVVRKELPVTLIGDLRKDMAGQTVRLRGKVTQIQVTGGPTVFTITDGTGITWAAAFEAPGVRAYPNINVGDIVEIIGKIAFHSGEIQIETSDMARLWGPEAAEVKRRIEEELDRRAQPKDVGFLVESEVLEALKPKIMKAASTIRRAILEGRPILLRHHADADGYTSGLALEYAIVPLIEEVSPDSGARWKLFKRRPSRAPFYELEDVLKDIIFMIEDHEKFGDPLPLLVIVDNGGTSEDIPAYRRIRAFGVPIVVIDHHDPREWVSEDRAKVDDYVDVHVNPHHIKRGYYELTAGMLATEVARFINPEVEDKIKHLPAIAGTGDRSKAPEFYQYLEIAKKAKGLDEEDLKKIAEVIDHEAYFWKFMDGHGIIDEILLLTGNLQRHRELINAIYPEVREKQEKALRASLPHVKSVVLPNGIRFNTIDIELFAPKFSYPSPGKLSGLIHDHFKEKYGEDAPILTLAYGPDFAVVRAADGMAAYNFDLNEIIPRLQEALPSAGIEGGGHSYAGSIKFFEGMRKEVLEEFAKQVVKLKKVG from the coding sequence ATGGTGGTTAAGGACTGTCCCGAGTGCCACGGAACCGGGAAGGTTAAGGTTGGCGAGAAGGAGTGTCCCGTTTGCGAGGGCTGGGGTTACGTTCCTGCCGATTTCAAGGTTGGAGAGAAGCTGAAGGGCTATCGCAACCTCGACTACATCGGCGTTGAGGACGAGGTTGACGAGATACCCTGTCCCGAGTGCCACGGGAAGGGCGTCGTGCCGGTTTACGACACCTGCCCGACCTGCGGTGGGACCGGCCGCGTTCTGGCCTGCGACATCTGCGGTAAGGTGAAGGGGCCCTGGGAGCCCGGTATGGAAACCACCTGGGTCTGCCCTGACTGCATGCGTAAGTACAAGGTCGTTTACGTTCTCGACAAGACCTGCGACGTTGAGGACATTGAGATTGGGGGCGTTTACAAGGGCACAATCGACCGTGTCGAGCGCTTTGGCGTCTTCGTCAAACTCAATCCGCACGTCAGGGGTCTTATACGGAGGAAGGACCTCCTCGGCGGGAGGGATTACAAACCTGGAGACGGGATACTCGTTCAGGTTCTCGACGTAAAGCCGGACAGGGGCGAGGTAGACCTCATTGAATCCGCCCTCAAACACTACAAGGAGGTAGTCGTCAGAAAGGAGCTCCCGGTAACGCTCATCGGCGACCTCCGCAAGGACATGGCGGGCCAGACGGTCAGGCTTCGCGGCAAGGTCACCCAGATACAGGTCACCGGCGGGCCGACGGTCTTCACGATAACGGACGGAACGGGTATAACCTGGGCCGCGGCTTTTGAGGCTCCTGGAGTTAGGGCCTACCCCAACATAAATGTCGGAGACATCGTGGAGATAATCGGGAAGATAGCCTTCCACTCCGGCGAGATTCAGATCGAGACCAGCGACATGGCGAGGCTCTGGGGGCCGGAGGCTGCCGAGGTCAAGAGACGCATAGAGGAGGAGCTCGACAGGCGCGCCCAGCCCAAGGACGTGGGCTTTCTGGTTGAGAGTGAAGTGCTCGAGGCTTTGAAGCCGAAGATAATGAAGGCCGCATCCACGATACGCCGCGCCATCCTGGAGGGCAGGCCGATACTGCTGAGGCACCACGCCGACGCGGACGGCTACACCTCGGGCCTGGCCCTTGAGTACGCGATAGTTCCGCTCATCGAGGAGGTTTCTCCCGACTCGGGTGCCAGGTGGAAGCTCTTCAAGCGCAGACCGAGCAGGGCACCCTTCTACGAGCTGGAGGATGTCCTCAAGGACATAATCTTCATGATAGAGGACCACGAGAAGTTCGGCGACCCCTTGCCGCTTTTGGTTATTGTTGACAACGGTGGAACGAGCGAGGATATTCCGGCCTACAGGCGCATAAGGGCCTTCGGCGTTCCGATAGTGGTCATAGACCACCACGACCCGCGCGAGTGGGTGAGCGAGGACAGGGCGAAGGTGGACGACTACGTTGATGTTCACGTCAATCCGCACCACATAAAGCGCGGCTACTACGAGTTAACGGCGGGAATGCTGGCAACGGAAGTGGCGCGCTTCATCAACCCAGAAGTCGAGGACAAGATAAAGCACCTGCCTGCCATCGCTGGAACCGGGGACAGGAGTAAAGCTCCCGAGTTCTACCAGTACCTTGAGATAGCGAAGAAGGCCAAGGGCCTCGACGAGGAAGACCTCAAGAAGATAGCAGAGGTAATAGACCACGAGGCCTACTTCTGGAAGTTCATGGACGGGCACGGCATAATAGACGAGATTCTCCTCCTCACGGGCAACCTCCAGAGGCACCGCGAGCTGATAAACGCGATCTACCCGGAGGTCAGGGAGAAGCAGGAGAAGGCTTTGAGGGCTTCGCTGCCCCACGTCAAGAGCGTCGTCCTGCCAAACGGCATAAGGTTCAACACGATAGACATCGAGCTGTTTGCCCCGAAGTTCTCCTATCCAAGCCCCGGCAAGCTCTCCGGCCTAATTCACGACCACTTCAAGGAGAAATATGGTGAAGATGCCCCGATACTCACCCTCGCCTACGGCCCGGACTTCGCGGTTGTCAGGGCCGCGGACGGGATGGCGGCCTACAACTTCGACCTGAACGAGATAATCCCAAGGCTCCAGGAGGCCCTGCCGAGCGCTGGAATCGAGGGCGGCGGCCACAGCTACGCCGGCTCGATAAAGTTCTTCGAGGGCATGCGCAAGGAGGTGCTTGAGGAGTTCGCCAAGCAGGTGGTCAAGCTGAAGAAGGTCGGCTGA